Proteins from one Osmerus mordax isolate fOsmMor3 chromosome 21, fOsmMor3.pri, whole genome shotgun sequence genomic window:
- the LOC136964943 gene encoding LOW QUALITY PROTEIN: B-cell receptor CD22-like (The sequence of the model RefSeq protein was modified relative to this genomic sequence to represent the inferred CDS: deleted 1 base in 1 codon) — protein MELRTTGSVFVVFLCSVAVVLGQDWGVTYTLQSVCALRGSSVDLSCSYTYPSGHTVTKTEWCKWKNDQEQTYNIQDQPEYAGRVQYLGDKDRDCTLTITDLRETDSAFYYFRFKTTSSSQWMKSSQGISLSVTALQVTVTRYSKTLTCRSTCTLTGSVNYIWYKNNQDLKGETRNKYSKYVYEGNVNSYSCAVEGHEDLHSPAVCVSGQNCWSVNYPTRRVCVLRGSSVDISSTYTHPSYKTNNTFWFKWDIFSDLKDYNEYTGRVKYLERKVNHHILRITDLRESDSAEYKFRVETDGGGYAGYPGVQLTVTDIKVEIEQRSVTEGDKVLLTCKTKCSVSLNTSWFRNGQLVTNRNTQQKLLYLDSVSSEDAGRYSCAVTEHQHLRSPEETLNVTYKPRNISVSVSPSGEVVEGSSVTLTCSSDANPPVQTYTWYQENITSSKSSGQSYTITNISSEDSGQYWCRAQNDVGDNSSHGVLINVLYKPRNVYVSVSPSGEVVEGSSVTLTCSSDANPPVQTYTWYQENITSSKSSGQSYTITNISSEDSGQYWCRAQNDVGDSSSHGVLIYVLYKPRNVYVSVSPSGEVVEGSSVTLTCSSDANPPVQTYTWYQENINLSKSSGQSYTITNIRSEDSGGYYCQAGNTVGVTNSSVVMITLLTAVSPWSPVLLLVLLVSGLAAGGLLVLLCCTLKRRSNTGTDVISTGQTVQADPSSDTYTALNLKNMSPDYDTLPNVRDSSSDTYSSLDMRTRSSDYNTLASLRRTGTEI, from the exons ATGGAGTTGAGAactacaggaagtgtgtttgtagtcttcctctgctctgtggCAG TGGTGCTGGGTCAGGACTGGGGAGTGACTTACACCCTCCAGAGTGTCTGTGCCTTGAGAGGCTCATCAGTGGACCTGTCCTGCTCCTATACTTACCCCAGTGGTCACACAGTCACTAAAACAGAGTGGTGTAAATGGAAGAATGATCAAGAACAAACCTACAACATCCAGGACCAACCAGAGTATGCAGGTCGTGTTCAGTACCTAGGGGATAAGGACAGAGACTGCACCCTGACGATCACAGACCTGAGAGAGACTGACTCAGCATTCTACTACTTCAGATTTAAAACAACATCCTCTTCACAATGGATGAAGAGCTCACAAggaatctctctctcagtcacag CTCTGCAGGTGACGGTAACACGATACTCTAAGACCCTGACCTGTAGATCCACCTGTACTCTGACTGGCTCCGTCAACTACATCTGGTACAAGAACAACCAAGACCTGAAAGGAGAAACCAGGAACAAGTACAGTAAATATGTCTATGAGGGTAATGTCAACAGCTACTCCTGTGCAGTAGAAGGCCATGAGGACCTCCACtctcctgcagtgt GTGTTTCTGGTCAGAACTGCTGGAGTGTGAATTACCCCaccaggagggtgtgtgtcttgAGAGGCTCATCAGTGGACATCtccagcacctacacacaccccagttATAAGACCAACAATACATTCTGGTTTAAATGGGACATATTCAGTGACCTGAAAGATTATAATGAGTACACAGGTCGTGTCAAATACCTTGAACGTAAGGTGAACCACCACATCCTGAGAATCACAGACCTGAGAGAGTCTGACTCAGCTGAGTACAAGTTCAGAGTGGAAACAGATGGTGGGGGGTATGCTGGCTATCCTGGAGTGCAGCTGACTGTCACAG ACATCAAGGTGGAGATTGAACAGAGATCTGTAACCGAGGGAGATAAAGTCTTACTGACATGCAAGACCAAGTGTTCGGTGAGTCTCAACACCTCCTGGTTCAGGAACGGACAACTTGTGACCAACAGAAATACCCAACAGAAGCTCCTGTACCTGGACTCAGTCAGCAGTGAGGATGCAGGCAGATACTCCTGTGCTGTGACAGAACACCAGCATCTCCGCTCTCCTGAAGAGACTCTCAATGTTACAT ATAAGCCAAGGAATATATCAGTGTCAGTCAGTCCCTCTGGTGAAGTAGTGGAGGGCAGTTCAGTGACTCTGACCTGCAGCAGTGATGCTAACCCACCAGTGCAGACATACACCTGGTACCAGGAGAACATCACCTCATCTAAATCATCTGGACAGAGCTACACCATCACTAACATCAGCTCTGAGGACAGTGGACAGTATTGGTGTAGGGCTCAGAATGATGTTGGTGACAATAGTTCACATGGAGTTCTGATCAATGTTTTAT ACAAGCCAAGGAATGTATAtgtgtcagtcagtccctcTGGTGAAGTAGTGGAGGGCAGTTCAGTGACTCTGACCTGCAGCAGTGATGCTAACCCACCAGTGCAGACATACACCTGGTACCAGGAGAACATCACCTCATCTAAATCATCTGGACAGAGCTACACCATCACTAACATCAGCTCTGAGGACAGTGGACAGTATTGGTGTAGGGCTCAGAATGATGTTGGTGACAGTAGTTCACATGGAGTTCTGATCTATGTTTTAT ACAAGCCAAGGAATGTATAtgtgtcagtcagtccctcTGGTGAAGTAGTGGAGGGCAGTTCAGTGACTCTGACCTGCAGCAGTGATGCTAACCCACCAGTGCAGACATACACCTGGTACCAGGAGAACATCAACCTC TCTAAATCATCTGGACAGAGCTACACCATCACTAACATCAGATCTGAGGACAGTGGAGGATACTACTGTCAGGCTGGGAATACAGTAGGAGTTACAAACTCCTCTGTTGTAATGATCACTCTTCTGACAG CAGTGTCTCCCTGGTCTcctgtgctgctgctggtgctgctggtgtcTGGCCTGGCTGCTGGAGGTCTTCTAGTCCTCCTCTGCTGCACACTGAAGAG AAGATCCAACACAGGAACTGATGTCATAAGCACTGGTCAG acggTCCAAGCTGACCCCAGCAGTGACACGTACACAGCTCTGAACTTGAAGAACATGTCACCCGACTATGACACACTTCCT aaTGTGAGAGACTCCTCCAGTGATACGTACTCTTCTCTGGACATGAGGACCAGGTCTTCTGACTACAACACACTGGCT aGTTTGAGAAGGACTGGAACAGAGATCTAG